One window of the Shewanella cyperi genome contains the following:
- a CDS encoding PhnA domain-containing protein, with protein MTDAISRAGGKCELCGSEGELSLFAVPASGDRRDNEIALCATCSGQIADTDTLDVNHWRCLNDSMWSQVPAVQVMAARMLKELASETWAQDLLDMLYLDEDTQAWVDAAAAEAALDADAAPTLDSNGTQLAAGDTVVIIKDLNVKGTSFVAKRGTAVRNIGLTSNPEHIEGRVNGTRIVILSCYVKKS; from the coding sequence ATGACAGATGCAATCAGCCGCGCCGGCGGCAAATGTGAATTATGTGGCAGCGAAGGTGAATTGTCGCTGTTTGCGGTCCCAGCCAGCGGTGACAGACGCGACAATGAAATCGCCCTGTGTGCCACCTGTAGCGGCCAAATCGCCGATACCGACACCCTGGATGTGAACCACTGGCGTTGCCTCAACGACAGCATGTGGAGCCAGGTGCCTGCGGTGCAGGTGATGGCAGCCCGTATGCTCAAGGAACTGGCCAGCGAGACCTGGGCCCAGGACCTGCTGGACATGCTGTACCTGGACGAAGATACCCAGGCCTGGGTGGATGCGGCAGCGGCCGAAGCCGCCCTGGATGCCGATGCGGCACCGACCCTGGACTCCAACGGCACCCAACTGGCCGCCGGTGATACAGTGGTTATCATCAAAGACCTCAACGTCAAGGGCACCAGCTTTGTGGCCAAACGCGGCACAGCGGTGCGTAACATTGGTCTCACCAGCAACCCTGAGCATATCGAGGGCCGCGTCAACGGCACCCGTATCGTGATTCTCAGCTGCTACGTGAAGAAGTCCTGA
- a CDS encoding TetR/AcrR family transcriptional regulator, with protein sequence MRTAEYDREQVLRQAMKAFMAKGFAKTSMQDLTRATGLHPGSIYCAFDNKRGLLLAALEQYQLDRGRQFEQFFSPSVPALTGLRAYLDNLVQECSSCESDKACLLTKTFNEVDEEDAEIRSLLCDSLRRWQQGLEQQFARAIAEGELAPDRDPALLAQYLVMGIYGLRTYAQAHPQGDTLAQLTERLYQDLCR encoded by the coding sequence ATGCGTACCGCGGAATACGATCGGGAACAGGTGCTGAGACAGGCCATGAAAGCCTTTATGGCCAAGGGCTTTGCCAAGACCAGTATGCAGGACCTCACCCGTGCCACCGGCCTGCACCCGGGATCCATTTATTGCGCCTTCGATAACAAGCGCGGCCTGTTGCTGGCGGCGCTGGAGCAATATCAGCTGGACAGGGGCAGACAATTTGAGCAATTTTTTTCGCCGTCGGTGCCGGCGCTGACCGGTCTTCGGGCCTACCTGGACAATCTGGTGCAGGAATGCAGCAGCTGTGAAAGCGACAAGGCCTGCCTGTTAACCAAAACCTTCAATGAAGTGGACGAAGAGGATGCCGAAATCCGCAGTTTGTTGTGCGACAGCCTGCGCCGCTGGCAACAGGGTCTTGAGCAACAGTTTGCCCGCGCCATTGCCGAAGGTGAGTTGGCGCCGGACAGGGATCCTGCCCTGTTGGCCCAATACCTGGTGATGGGGATCTATGGTCTGCGTACCTATGCCCAGGCCCACCCCCAAGGGGATACCCTGGCACAACTGACCGAACGCCTGTACCAGGATCTGTGTCGCTGA
- a CDS encoding magnesium transporter, protein MTELNSEQDINLHPQNEVGVVVQQLTGAEGEEQAEMFSDILEEAEPGTVALLLEALPLDERYERWQQVQFADRVEVLSLMRADPRMGILRQMPDSEVDLLFAQLSPEDLIEWSDYLPESYTDRALAQMGERQRQHFELYNQYDENEIGRYADHQMLVLSTKATVGQAQRFFRRIDLDCNDNLFLVDEQEHYQGTVRRHDVFRHGPEQPLASLLSEDSRALSADASLLEAAEALEHSREVELPVVDYEGGLIGRVTLRTATALVREHYEAQLMATAGMDESHDLFAPILKGARRRAVWLGINLLTAFLASATIGLFENVLAQVVALAVLMPIVASMGGIAGSQSLTLMIRGMAMGQISGGNLMSLMKNELGIGAVNGLLWALVIGAVASWWFNDSVIGIAIACAILINMLVAAVAGVAIPMLLQKFNQDAALSGSVILTTVTDVVGFFTFLGLATLLFL, encoded by the coding sequence GTGACAGAACTCAATAGCGAACAAGACATTAACTTGCATCCCCAGAATGAAGTCGGGGTAGTGGTACAGCAGTTGACCGGCGCCGAGGGTGAAGAGCAGGCCGAGATGTTCAGTGACATTCTCGAGGAAGCCGAACCCGGCACTGTGGCCCTGTTGCTGGAAGCGCTGCCGCTGGATGAGCGTTATGAGCGTTGGCAACAAGTGCAATTCGCCGACCGGGTGGAAGTGCTCAGCCTGATGCGTGCCGATCCCCGCATGGGAATTTTGCGGCAAATGCCCGACAGCGAAGTGGATTTGCTGTTTGCCCAGTTGAGTCCCGAAGATTTGATCGAGTGGAGTGACTACCTGCCGGAGAGCTACACCGACAGGGCTTTGGCCCAGATGGGGGAGCGCCAGCGGCAGCACTTCGAACTCTATAACCAGTACGATGAAAACGAGATCGGTCGTTATGCCGATCACCAGATGCTGGTGCTCAGCACCAAGGCCACGGTTGGCCAGGCGCAACGCTTTTTCCGTCGTATCGATTTGGACTGCAATGACAACCTGTTTCTGGTGGATGAGCAGGAGCACTACCAGGGCACGGTTCGGCGCCATGATGTGTTCCGGCACGGTCCGGAACAGCCCCTGGCCAGCCTGTTGTCGGAAGACAGCCGGGCCCTGAGCGCCGATGCCTCACTGTTGGAGGCCGCCGAAGCCCTGGAACACAGCCGTGAGGTGGAGTTGCCGGTGGTGGACTATGAGGGGGGCCTTATCGGCCGGGTGACACTGAGAACCGCCACGGCCTTGGTGCGTGAGCACTACGAGGCCCAGCTGATGGCGACCGCCGGTATGGATGAGTCCCACGACCTGTTTGCGCCCATACTCAAGGGTGCCAGGCGCCGCGCCGTGTGGCTTGGCATTAATCTGCTGACCGCCTTTTTGGCCTCGGCCACCATTGGTCTGTTTGAGAACGTATTGGCCCAGGTGGTGGCGCTGGCGGTCTTGATGCCCATTGTGGCCTCCATGGGCGGTATCGCCGGCAGTCAGTCCCTGACCCTGATGATCCGTGGCATGGCCATGGGGCAAATTTCCGGCGGTAACCTGATGTCGTTGATGAAGAACGAACTCGGCATTGGGGCGGTCAATGGCCTGCTTTGGGCCCTGGTGATTGGCGCCGTGGCATCCTGGTGGTTCAATGACAGCGTCATAGGTATAGCCATCGCCTGCGCTATTTTGATCAATATGCTGGTGGCCGCGGTGGCGGGGGTAGCCATTCCCATGCTGCTGCAAAAATTCAATCAGGATGCGGCCCTGTCGGGGTCGGTGATCCTGACCACTGTCACCGATGTGGTGGGCTTTTTCACCTTCCTCGGTCTGGCGACCCTGCTGTTTTTGTGA
- a CDS encoding RsmB/NOP family class I SAM-dependent RNA methyltransferase, giving the protein MSAQVSPAEVAVKRAGSHSHTIKQLFNDIMESGQSADRVLAAYFKLNRKHGSKDRKLIRETLFALFRWWGWARKLPLEGDALWHGQLALCAALEQHPWEDIRAAWAMEAGWQQLALPGFDTPSATALQLSQLLAPVQFHAADLVPDWFWPLLPPLDDAEREALLTSLCKRPPIWARAQGMARDKAVSDLRALGIEASAAPYFSDALSLGSKSINLNEITLYTAGKLEIQDLSSQVIGQVCDPKPGESWWDACAGAGGKSLQLSSLMANRATSANAGQIVASDIRALALEELGKRARRAGFANISVARWRSDALPVDAGSFDGVLVDAPCSCTGTWRRNPDMRWLDSATAVTDKPELQLDILRRASAAVREGGVLVYATCSLAEAENRAVAEAFLAAHPEFSPEEFTHPFSGERCTMATVWPQQANSDGMFVARFRRLD; this is encoded by the coding sequence TTGAGTGCACAAGTTTCCCCGGCCGAGGTTGCCGTTAAAAGAGCGGGCAGCCACAGCCACACCATCAAGCAGCTTTTCAACGACATAATGGAAAGTGGCCAGAGTGCCGATAGGGTGCTGGCCGCCTATTTCAAGCTCAATCGCAAACATGGCTCCAAGGACAGAAAGCTTATTCGTGAGACCCTGTTTGCCCTGTTTCGCTGGTGGGGCTGGGCCCGCAAACTGCCCCTTGAGGGCGATGCCCTCTGGCACGGGCAACTGGCCCTGTGTGCCGCGCTGGAGCAACATCCCTGGGAAGACATTCGCGCTGCCTGGGCCATGGAGGCCGGTTGGCAGCAACTGGCACTGCCCGGCTTTGATACCCCCTCTGCCACCGCTCTGCAGCTGAGCCAACTGCTGGCGCCGGTGCAATTTCATGCAGCCGATCTCGTGCCCGACTGGTTCTGGCCCCTGTTGCCGCCACTGGATGACGCCGAACGGGAAGCGCTTCTGACCAGCCTGTGCAAACGGCCCCCCATTTGGGCCAGGGCCCAGGGAATGGCGCGCGACAAGGCCGTGAGCGACCTGCGCGCCCTCGGCATAGAGGCCAGCGCGGCCCCCTATTTCAGCGATGCCCTGAGCCTTGGCAGCAAGAGCATCAATCTCAATGAAATTACCCTCTACACTGCAGGTAAGCTTGAGATACAGGATCTGTCCTCCCAGGTGATAGGCCAGGTCTGTGACCCCAAGCCGGGTGAGTCCTGGTGGGATGCCTGCGCCGGTGCCGGCGGCAAAAGCCTGCAACTCAGCTCGCTGATGGCCAACAGAGCTACATCGGCCAATGCAGGCCAAATCGTCGCCTCTGACATCCGCGCCCTGGCCTTGGAAGAGCTGGGCAAGCGAGCCCGGCGCGCCGGTTTTGCCAACATCAGCGTCGCCCGTTGGCGCAGTGACGCCCTGCCGGTGGATGCAGGCAGTTTTGATGGCGTGTTGGTGGATGCCCCCTGCAGTTGCACCGGCACCTGGCGCCGCAATCCGGACATGCGCTGGCTGGACTCGGCCACCGCGGTCACTGACAAGCCTGAACTGCAGTTGGACATACTGCGCCGCGCCAGTGCCGCGGTCAGAGAAGGCGGCGTGCTGGTGTATGCCACCTGCTCCCTGGCCGAGGCGGAAAACCGGGCCGTGGCCGAGGCGTTTCTCGCGGCCCACCCGGAGTTTAGCCCCGAAGAATTCACCCACCCCTTCAGTGGCGAGCGCTGCACTATGGCCACGGTCTGGCCGCAGCAAGCCAACAGCGACGGCATGTTTGTCGCCCGCTTTCGGCGCCTGGATTGA
- a CDS encoding fumarylacetoacetate hydrolase family protein, protein MTAIHFGSQSIIPGKLVCVGRNYVAHIEELGNEMPDDIVLFNKPASALTNELRAFAGEALHYEAELSFLIRTGRIVAVALGLDLTKRDLQSRLKQKGLPWERAKAFDGAALLSDFVAIDDATGLSFEFRCDGELLQQGSLELMIHQPATVIAALEGFMALQDNDVLMTGTPAGVGALKAGALYSGTVYQHGRCLLTKEWRCR, encoded by the coding sequence ATGACCGCAATTCATTTTGGCAGCCAGAGCATCATTCCCGGCAAGCTGGTCTGTGTCGGCCGCAACTATGTGGCCCACATTGAGGAGTTGGGCAATGAGATGCCGGACGACATAGTGCTGTTCAATAAACCCGCCAGTGCCCTGACCAATGAACTCAGGGCCTTTGCCGGTGAGGCGCTGCATTACGAGGCCGAGCTGAGCTTTTTAATTCGCACCGGCAGGATAGTGGCCGTGGCCCTGGGGCTGGATCTCACCAAGCGCGATCTGCAATCCAGACTCAAGCAAAAGGGCTTGCCCTGGGAGCGTGCCAAGGCCTTTGATGGTGCTGCACTGCTGAGCGATTTTGTCGCCATCGACGACGCGACCGGCCTGAGCTTTGAGTTCCGCTGCGACGGCGAGCTGTTGCAACAGGGCAGCCTGGAGCTGATGATCCATCAACCCGCCACAGTGATAGCTGCCCTGGAAGGCTTTATGGCGCTGCAGGACAACGATGTGCTGATGACCGGCACCCCGGCTGGCGTTGGCGCCCTTAAGGCCGGTGCGCTTTACAGCGGCACTGTGTACCAGCATGGCCGCTGTTTGCTGACCAAGGAGTGGCGCTGCCGCTGA
- a CDS encoding GNAT family N-acetyltransferase: protein MTLDILEDESSTFADEMKARIAAFNAQHWDASARKPLGLKLLDADGSLLGGISGRTFGNWCHIEYLWVSEAGRGKGLGSRLLSRAEELARARGCHSVLLDTLEFQARDFYQRHGYRTVWVQQQYPFSGEKYYMVKQLGQ, encoded by the coding sequence ATGACCCTGGATATTCTGGAAGATGAATCATCGACCTTTGCCGATGAGATGAAGGCCCGTATCGCGGCCTTTAATGCCCAGCATTGGGATGCCAGTGCCCGCAAACCCCTGGGACTTAAATTACTTGACGCCGATGGCAGCTTGCTTGGCGGGATCAGTGGTCGCACGTTCGGCAACTGGTGCCATATAGAGTATCTGTGGGTCAGTGAGGCAGGGCGGGGCAAGGGCCTCGGCAGCCGCTTGTTAAGCCGAGCGGAAGAGCTTGCCAGGGCAAGGGGGTGTCACAGTGTGCTGCTCGATACCCTGGAGTTTCAGGCGCGGGATTTTTACCAGCGCCACGGTTATCGGACCGTGTGGGTGCAGCAGCAGTATCCCTTCAGCGGTGAGAAGTACTATATGGTGAAGCAACTGGGGCAGTAG
- a CDS encoding substrate-binding periplasmic protein — MGRKHAILLLFGLCCLSLQAGATPRLRACVDEYPPQQRLHPKAEGENIAALEALSQLLSLDLVLVEGPNFARCLLMLDRGEVDVVPGIIPSEERARQYLLLPFRHDSRYVFVSHKGLQPLLRYEDLYGKPIAVSRNTLYFSRFDKDPALQKEQVGSLNTAIRMLLAERIQLVIVPEVNLGGLRSQFEDFDRLLQVNPLRIGEDRIIQFGFSRFHGLGLSEQTLRDKVETAFAAGVFEDAIREFIDTHPHWY; from the coding sequence ATGGGGAGAAAGCACGCGATCCTGCTGTTGTTTGGCTTGTGCTGCCTGTCCTTGCAGGCCGGGGCCACACCCAGGCTCAGGGCCTGTGTTGATGAATATCCACCCCAGCAGCGTCTGCACCCCAAAGCCGAGGGGGAGAATATCGCCGCCTTGGAGGCCCTGTCGCAGCTGTTGTCATTGGATCTGGTGCTGGTGGAAGGTCCCAACTTCGCCCGTTGTCTGCTGATGCTCGACAGGGGGGAAGTTGATGTGGTTCCCGGGATCATCCCCAGTGAAGAGCGTGCCCGCCAATACCTGTTGCTGCCGTTTCGCCATGACAGTCGCTATGTATTTGTCAGTCACAAGGGCCTGCAGCCTTTGCTTCGCTATGAAGATCTCTATGGCAAGCCCATAGCCGTCAGCCGTAACACCTTGTATTTCTCCCGATTCGACAAGGATCCCGCACTGCAAAAGGAACAGGTGGGAAGCTTGAATACCGCAATCCGTATGTTGCTGGCGGAGCGGATCCAGTTGGTGATAGTGCCTGAGGTCAATCTTGGGGGATTAAGGTCGCAATTTGAGGACTTTGACCGCCTATTGCAGGTGAACCCTTTGCGGATAGGTGAGGACAGGATAATTCAGTTCGGATTCAGTCGTTTTCACGGCTTGGGGCTCAGCGAGCAGACACTCAGGGACAAGGTGGAAACGGCCTTTGCCGCCGGGGTGTTTGAGGATGCAATCCGGGAGTTTATTGACACTCATCCTCACTGGTATTGA
- a CDS encoding small highly charged protein, with amino-acid sequence MSHSYEFDDEESPWGDHVKGKQKNKRVKQRRRDTKRRYSDEHAEVEFLQNKWK; translated from the coding sequence ATGTCACACTCCTACGAATTTGATGATGAAGAATCGCCATGGGGCGACCATGTCAAAGGGAAGCAAAAGAACAAACGGGTTAAGCAACGCCGCCGTGATACCAAGCGCCGTTACTCAGATGAGCATGCAGAGGTGGAATTTCTCCAGAATAAATGGAAGTAA
- a CDS encoding GNAT family N-acetyltransferase, translating to MELEITAARSPEDFDAAIALLQSRDDNHHPLDPEQLRRARLLLLARQQGQLLGCAAIKAGTGEVGELGYLMVAPDARRSGIAKSLTQARMAAAREMGLSLLFATVRAENSASRDNLLRAGWQFFGDYLSIRGTGNRIGWYFFPLKADIDALALMQQQVGDRVRLCTPE from the coding sequence ATGGAGCTTGAGATAACCGCTGCCCGCAGCCCCGAGGACTTCGATGCCGCCATTGCCCTGCTGCAATCCCGGGATGATAACCACCATCCACTGGATCCGGAGCAATTGCGCCGGGCCCGGCTGCTGTTGCTGGCCCGTCAGCAGGGGCAATTGCTCGGCTGCGCCGCCATCAAGGCCGGTACGGGGGAGGTGGGGGAACTGGGCTATCTTATGGTGGCTCCGGACGCGCGCCGCAGTGGGATTGCCAAAAGTCTGACCCAGGCCAGGATGGCGGCCGCAAGGGAGATGGGCTTGAGTCTGCTGTTCGCCACAGTGCGTGCCGAAAACAGTGCCAGCCGCGACAATCTGCTGCGGGCCGGCTGGCAATTCTTCGGCGACTACCTCAGCATTCGCGGCACCGGCAACCGCATAGGTTGGTACTTTTTTCCGCTGAAAGCGGATATTGATGCCCTTGCCCTGATGCAACAGCAAGTGGGTGATAGGGTGAGGCTCTGCACCCCTGAATGA
- a CDS encoding TIGR02922 family protein, translated as MQGGHNKEQELANLANDLREEDTGATVTVLYYDAPAGLIMHNAVLTDLVVSSSGRVMIPQSFRDGKSIIAVLEGECKILNSLGERVYAQKSLDLV; from the coding sequence ATGCAAGGCGGACATAATAAAGAACAAGAGCTTGCCAACCTGGCAAACGACTTGCGGGAAGAAGACACTGGTGCCACGGTCACTGTGCTTTACTACGATGCCCCGGCCGGGCTTATCATGCACAATGCTGTGCTGACCGATCTGGTGGTCAGCAGCTCGGGCAGGGTGATGATCCCCCAATCCTTCCGGGACGGTAAATCCATCATTGCCGTGCTTGAGGGTGAGTGCAAAATTCTCAACTCCCTGGGTGAGCGGGTTTATGCCCAGAAGAGTCTGGATCTGGTGTAA
- a CDS encoding DUF2461 domain-containing protein has product MFTQDTFSFLSELEQNNDRDWFKANQGRYEDKVRTPALQLITTLAPGIQALSPRLTAVAKKVGGSLMRPQRDSRFSADKRPYKTNVGIQFRHFQGKDVHAPGLYLHIATDGCFIGAGIWHPEAQALNAIRSCMDENPNGYRKALTQLQAGGFEMEGDSLSRPPRGYDKSHALIDELKRKDFIAIKPLSQEQVLAPDFATNLLAEFEATQALMSYLCFALNLDY; this is encoded by the coding sequence ATGTTCACCCAAGATACCTTCAGCTTCCTCAGCGAACTTGAGCAAAATAACGACAGGGATTGGTTCAAAGCCAACCAAGGGCGTTACGAGGATAAGGTCCGCACGCCGGCGCTGCAGCTGATAACCACCCTGGCGCCGGGAATTCAAGCCCTGTCACCCAGACTGACGGCGGTGGCAAAAAAAGTCGGCGGCAGCCTGATGCGGCCCCAGCGCGACAGTCGCTTCAGTGCAGACAAGCGCCCCTACAAGACCAACGTCGGCATCCAGTTCCGCCATTTCCAGGGCAAGGATGTGCACGCCCCCGGCCTCTATCTGCATATTGCCACCGACGGCTGCTTTATCGGTGCCGGAATTTGGCACCCCGAGGCCCAGGCTCTCAATGCCATTCGCAGCTGCATGGATGAAAATCCCAACGGTTATCGCAAGGCGCTGACCCAGTTGCAGGCCGGTGGTTTCGAGATGGAGGGCGACAGCCTAAGCCGGCCTCCTCGGGGCTATGACAAGAGCCATGCACTGATTGATGAGCTTAAGCGCAAGGACTTTATTGCCATCAAGCCCCTGAGCCAAGAGCAAGTCCTGGCCCCTGATTTCGCCACAAATTTGCTGGCGGAGTTTGAGGCCACCCAAGCACTGATGTCCTACCTGTGCTTTGCCTTGAATCTGGATTACTGA
- a CDS encoding succinylglutamate desuccinylase/aspartoacylase family protein, producing MAKRREAFEFAGEAVAAGTARTLRLPAARLYNDTQLDLMVEVYHGSKPGPTLLVCAAIHGDELNGIEICRRLMGRINPKALHGTVLLVPIVNVFGFIQKSRYLPDRRDLNRCFPGSEKGALASRLANLVATELLSRASHIIDLHTGAIHRDNLPQIRCDTSDPVMMAMAGAFGAPLIMDSRAKGVSLRGYANQKGIPCILYEAGEALRFSELAIRTGVRGVLNVMRMLEMQKGPIRRTTAVSAIHSYWLRSDADGLVNKKIRLGQRVNKGNIIAHIVSPHGTEALPVRAPSDGIIIGISNIPVTNEGEGMFHIAQFQGDEIEILNEQLDEFLMEFA from the coding sequence ATGGCAAAACGACGGGAAGCATTTGAATTCGCCGGTGAGGCCGTGGCTGCGGGGACCGCCCGCACCCTGAGGCTGCCGGCCGCCAGGCTGTACAACGACACCCAACTGGATTTGATGGTGGAGGTCTATCACGGCAGCAAGCCAGGCCCAACCCTGCTGGTGTGCGCCGCCATTCACGGCGATGAACTCAACGGCATCGAAATCTGTCGCCGCCTGATGGGCCGCATCAATCCCAAGGCCCTGCATGGCACAGTGCTCCTGGTGCCGATAGTCAATGTATTCGGTTTTATTCAGAAATCACGCTACCTGCCGGACCGGCGCGATCTTAACCGCTGTTTTCCCGGCTCGGAAAAAGGCGCCCTGGCGAGCCGTCTTGCCAATCTGGTGGCTACTGAACTCCTGTCCCGCGCCAGCCATATCATTGACCTGCACACAGGGGCCATTCACAGGGACAACTTACCGCAGATCCGCTGTGACACTTCGGATCCCGTGATGATGGCCATGGCCGGAGCCTTCGGCGCGCCGCTGATCATGGACAGCCGCGCCAAGGGGGTGTCCCTGCGCGGGTACGCCAATCAAAAGGGGATTCCCTGCATATTGTACGAGGCCGGCGAAGCCCTGCGCTTCAGCGAGCTGGCGATTCGCACCGGCGTTCGCGGGGTGCTTAACGTGATGCGGATGCTGGAAATGCAAAAGGGCCCCATACGCCGTACCACGGCGGTCAGCGCCATCCACAGTTATTGGCTGCGCAGCGATGCCGATGGCCTGGTGAACAAGAAAATCCGTCTTGGGCAGCGGGTCAACAAGGGCAATATTATCGCCCACATAGTCAGTCCCCATGGAACAGAGGCCCTGCCAGTTCGGGCGCCCTCCGATGGTATCATCATCGGCATCAGCAATATCCCCGTGACCAACGAAGGGGAAGGCATGTTCCATATCGCCCAGTTCCAGGGCGATGAAATCGAAATCCTCAATGAGCAACTGGATGAATTCCTGATGGAATTCGCCTGA
- a CDS encoding YebC/PmpR family DNA-binding transcriptional regulator, with amino-acid sequence MGRAYQNRKESMAKTATQKTRIYGRYGKEIYVCAKGGGVDPDGNLALRRLIERAKKDQVPAHVIERALDKAKGGGGEDYDTARYEGFGPGNCMVIVDCLTDNGKRTFTEVRQAFVKNDAKLGGPGTVGHMFDHQAVFVFKGEDDEAILEILMMADVDVSDVEVEDGMISVFAPNTEFYKVKTALTEAMPDIQFVVEEITFVPQTMTEISGEDVVAFDKFIAALEDCDDVQNVYHNAQIVE; translated from the coding sequence ATGGGCAGAGCGTATCAGAACCGTAAAGAATCCATGGCGAAAACCGCCACACAGAAGACCAGGATCTATGGCCGTTATGGCAAGGAAATCTATGTGTGTGCCAAGGGTGGCGGGGTCGATCCCGACGGCAACCTGGCACTGCGCCGTTTGATTGAACGCGCCAAGAAAGATCAGGTGCCTGCCCACGTCATTGAGCGCGCCCTGGACAAGGCCAAGGGTGGCGGCGGTGAAGACTATGATACCGCCCGTTACGAGGGCTTCGGCCCCGGCAACTGCATGGTGATAGTTGACTGTCTGACCGACAACGGCAAGCGTACCTTTACCGAAGTGCGTCAGGCCTTTGTGAAGAACGATGCCAAGCTCGGTGGTCCCGGTACCGTGGGCCACATGTTCGATCACCAGGCAGTGTTCGTGTTCAAGGGTGAGGACGACGAAGCCATACTGGAAATCCTGATGATGGCCGATGTGGATGTGTCCGATGTGGAAGTGGAAGATGGCATGATCAGCGTCTTTGCTCCCAACACCGAATTCTACAAGGTGAAAACCGCCCTGACCGAAGCCATGCCGGACATCCAATTCGTGGTGGAAGAAATCACCTTCGTGCCCCAGACCATGACCGAAATCAGCGGTGAAGACGTAGTGGCCTTCGACAAGTTCATTGCCGCCCTGGAAGATTGTGACGATGTGCAAAACGTGTATCACAATGCCCAGATAGTCGAGTAA
- a CDS encoding DMT family transporter, protein MKLSSLLQLILLSAIWGASFLFMRIAVPELGPAWLMFGRVGMAALFLALTALTLKKSLHFGRYKGHYLMLGMFNSALPFLLYGYAATELPASLLSILNATAPLWGALISAFYLKHWPTGRALLGLVTGFAGVVLLAGVESLALSTDGLLALLAGLAAAVCYAIASIYSKQAKQTDAFGNAHGSMWAATAILLPSLWLVPAPVALPSSGALLAVLALGVLCSGIAYLLYFRLVNTLGAMSALTVTFLIPVFGIFWGALLLDEHIGWHTLSGTAIILLGTALTTGIRLPSLFKPKLSRSS, encoded by the coding sequence ATGAAGCTCTCGTCCCTGTTGCAACTTATTCTGCTGTCCGCCATTTGGGGGGCCTCTTTCCTGTTTATGCGTATAGCTGTGCCCGAGCTGGGTCCCGCCTGGCTGATGTTCGGCCGGGTGGGCATGGCGGCGCTGTTTTTGGCGCTGACCGCGCTGACGCTGAAAAAGTCGCTGCATTTTGGCCGTTACAAGGGCCACTACCTGATGCTGGGCATGTTCAATTCGGCGCTGCCTTTTCTGCTCTACGGCTATGCTGCCACCGAGTTGCCGGCGTCGCTGCTATCGATTCTCAATGCCACCGCGCCGCTGTGGGGTGCACTGATCTCGGCCTTTTATCTTAAACACTGGCCGACGGGCAGGGCCTTGCTTGGACTGGTGACCGGCTTTGCCGGTGTGGTGCTCTTGGCAGGCGTTGAAAGCCTGGCCCTGTCGACGGACGGGCTGCTGGCGCTGCTGGCCGGATTGGCGGCCGCCGTTTGCTATGCCATCGCCTCCATTTACAGCAAACAAGCCAAGCAGACCGATGCCTTCGGTAACGCCCATGGCAGTATGTGGGCGGCCACCGCCATACTGCTGCCGAGCCTGTGGCTGGTGCCGGCGCCGGTTGCCCTGCCATCGAGCGGTGCGCTGCTGGCGGTTCTGGCCCTTGGCGTGCTGTGCAGCGGCATCGCCTATTTGTTGTATTTCCGCCTGGTGAATACCCTGGGCGCCATGTCGGCCCTGACTGTGACTTTTCTTATTCCGGTATTCGGTATTTTCTGGGGCGCACTGCTGCTGGATGAGCACATAGGCTGGCATACCCTTTCTGGTACCGCCATTATCCTGCTGGGCACGGCCCTGACCACAGGGATTCGCCTGCCGTCCCTGTTTAAGCCCAAACTGAGTCGTTCATCATGA